In Myripristis murdjan chromosome 9, fMyrMur1.1, whole genome shotgun sequence, the following proteins share a genomic window:
- the polr3d gene encoding DNA-directed RNA polymerase III subunit RPC4 → MADPGSGEASGQRPPAPGGSGRGLLTGRRLPAAISPGRLPTMRSRDLTLGGVKKKTFTPNIIGRKAKDETKGESAQRRERKDADRGGRGQRDRGRGRGRPEMIQSHSIFEQGPADMMMKKRGSYESERDAPSVGPSPIINIKKEKRETEEETKEILRKLERDNIIDDPYLRSEERSCPVQLPLAVSGWGFKEEFGNAAVKVEKVEEDAEAMGHAIEVKQEPEEAEIKKVEASFKPPPLPEPDVLPELLHRWSLSKGEELFFMQLPDSLPGQPPTIEARPVKTEVQSADGQSVLLKTEPQEEQIEDNVCSLKDLREGLVGKMLVRKSGRVQLILGHVTLDVSLGTSCAFLQELVSIGTEGRTGDLTVLGHIKHKMVCSPDFEALLEGST, encoded by the exons ATGGCAGATCCAGGCTCCGGGGAGGCCAGTGGTCAGCGGCCGCCGGCCCCTGGAGGAAGCGGGAGAGGGCTCCTGACGGGGCGTAGACTGCCAGCTGCCATCTCTCCTGGCCGCCTGCCCACAATGCGTTCCAGAGACCTCACCTTGGGAGGGGTGAAGAAG aAAACATTTACTCCAAATATTATCGGCAGAAAAGCCAAAGATGA AACAAAAGGTGAAAGTGcgcagagaagagagaggaaggacgCAGATCGAGGTGGCcgaggtcagagagacagaggccgAGGCCGAGGGCGCCCAGAGATGATCCAGTCACACTCAATCTTTGAACAGGGACCTGCAGATATGATGATGAAAAAGAGAG GTAGCtatgaaagtgagagagacgCCCCAAGTGTGGGTCCCTCACccatcatcaacatcaaaaaggagaagagagagacagaagaggaaacCAAAGAAATCCTGCGCAAACTTGAGCGAGATAAT ATTATAGATGATCCTTATTTGAGGAGTGAAGAGAGAAGCTGCCCTGTGCAGCTTCCTCTCGCAGTATCAGGATGGGGATTCAAGGAAGAATTCGGTAATGCTGCTGTTAAAGTTGAGAAGGTAGAGGAAGACGCTGAAGCCATGGGACATGCAATTGAAG ttaaacaggagccagaggaagcagaaataaagaaagtgGAGGCTTCTTTCAAGCCTCCTCCCCTTCCTGAGCCTGATGTTCTGCCTGAGCTCCTGCATAGATGGAGTCTGAGCAAAGGGGAGGAGCTGTTCTTCATGCAGCTGCCCGACTCCCTGCCTGGCCAGCCCCCCACTATAGAGGCCAGGCCAGTGAAGACAGAAGTGCAGTCAGCGGATGGACAGTCTGTGCTACTGAAAACAGAGCCTCAG GAAGAGCAAATTGAGGACAACGTCTGCAGTCTGAAGGATCTGCGGGAGGGTCTTGTAGGGAAGATGCTGGTGCGGAAGTCGGGCCGTGTGCAGCTCATTCTGGGGCATGTGACACTTGATGTGTCGCTGGGAACGTCATGCGCTTTTCTCCAG GAGCTGGTGTCAATTGGGACAGAGGGCCGAACGGGTGATTTGACTGTTTTAGGacacatcaaacacaaaatGGTTTGCTCCCCAGACTTTGAGGCGCTCCTGGAGGGCAGCACTTGA
- the ppp1r3c2b gene encoding protein phosphatase 1 regulatory subunit 3C-B-like isoform X2 — protein sequence MEMTSTTLQPMFGFGSMAHSAGLVEIAVRLCLNQRKELCPHVWVPILKPQRPCIRPSVSEQPAPEMISHTLLTPPLPFFLDDMDDDDEVIPIKNKHVVFADSKGLSLTAVRVFSEEEEHCDLEPLPSLQELGSMTEDGYSCTVSTCCPGTQLKLGFPQPSADFQAFRAKLAESMVILENCSVSEQALEGTVRVRNISVQKDVRVRITFDSWQGYRDVPCTYLQRRYGGPQTDIFEFDIAIPKVLDAKRNIEFCLSYLPEGHSTPFWDNNNGQNYSISVCVSSHL from the exons ATGGAAATGACCAGTACAAC GCTCCAACCAATGTTTGGCTTTGGGTCAATGGCCCACTCTGCTGGCCTAGTGGAGATTGCTGTCAGGCTGTGCTTGAACCAACGCAAAGAATTGTGTCCTCACGTTTGGGTGCCTATTCTGAAGCCCCAGCGACCTTGCATTCGACCTTCAGTTTCAGAACAGCCGGCACCTGAAATGATAAGCCACACACTTCTGACCCCACCACTGCCGTTTTTCTTGGATGATATGGATGATGACGATGAGGTGATTCCAATCAAGAACAAGCATGTGGTGTTTGCTGACTCTAAAGGACTGTCTCTAACGGCAGTGCGAGTCTTTtctgaggaagaggaacatTGTGACTTGGAGCCGCTGCCATCCCTCCAGGAGCTGGGAAGCATGACAGAGGATGGTTATAGCTGCACTGTCAGCACATGCTGCCCGGGAACACAGCTTAAACTGGGCTTCCCACAGCCCTCTGCAGATTTCCAGGCCTTTCGGGCCAAGCTGGCAGAGAGCATGGTTATCCTGGAGAACTGTAGTGTCAGTGAGCAGGCCCTCGAAGGTACCGTCCGGGTGAGGAACATCAGCGTCCAGAAAGATGTTCGTGTACGCATCACCTTTGACTCCTGGCAGGGCTACAGAGATGTGCCTTGTACGTACTTGCAGAGACGCTATGGAGGACCACAGACAGACATCTTTGAATTTGATATTGCCATTCCTAAAGTGCTTGATGCCAAGAGGAACATAGAGTTCTGTTTAAGCTATTTGCCTGAAGGGCACAGCACACCTTTTTGGGACAATAATAACGGACAAAATTACAGCATCTCCGTCTGCGTAAGTTCCCATCTCT ag
- the phyhip gene encoding phytanoyl-CoA hydroxylase-interacting protein: MTDMDTPLATPRNIQICEVTCDSFRIMWDMTPEDTARATHFFIDLSRKESRDPNRFKHRDVPTKLVAKAVPLPMAVRGHWFLSPRTEYCVAVQTAVRQPDGDYLVSEWSQVVDFCTGDYAMEHLQQLLDKAKVSAGRLLKFSVFYRNQHPDYFHHVRNECGGVMRPALKDSSGSHGSPINGKLHGVFLSCNTEFDTGLPPKDSPYGPLRFQIPAGHLLNPNISLYFADFYCMYTAYHYVVLVLAPVGSEGDGFCRPRLPMLDLASNPFLTYTAPERPGEEPLFSHASDVILEVLYTEPLHLDQGTVEQISGHHQLMSLTTANAKKDPSCKVCNISVGR; this comes from the exons ATGACAGACATGGACACCCCTCTTGCCACCCCCCGTAATATCCAGATCTGTGAGGTGACCTGCGACTCCTTCCGCATCATGTGGGACATGACACCTGAGGACACTGCCAGGGCCACGCATTTCTTCATAGACCTGAGCCGCAAAGAGAGCCGGGACCCCAACCGCTTTAAACACAGG GATGTGCCAACCAAGCTGGTGGCCAAGGCTGTGCCCCTCCCCATGGCAGTGAGGGGACACTGGTTCCTGAGCCCGCGGACAGAGTACTGTGTTGCTGTCCAAACTGCTGTGCGACAGCCAGACGGTGATTACCTGGTGTCAGAGTGGAGCCAGGTGGTGGACTTCTGCACTGGCG ACTATGCCATGGAGCACCTCCAGCAGCTTCTTGACAAGGCCAAGGTCTCTGCAGGAAGGCTGTTGAAATTCTCTGTATTTTATCGCAACCAGCACCCGGACTACTTCCACCATGTCAG AAATGAATGTGGAGGAGTGATGCGCCCAGCTCTAAAGGACAGCAGCGGGAGCCATGGTTCTCCTATTAATGGCAAACTGCATGGAGTTTTCCTCAGCTGCAACACAGAGTTTGACACAGGCCTGCCTCCCAAGGACTCCCCCTACGGCCCCCTGCGCTTCCAGATCCCTGCTGGGCACCTGCTGAACCCCAACATCTCCCTGTATTTTGCAGACTTCTACTGTATGTACACAGCGTATCACTACGTGGTGCTGGTGCTGGCCCCTGTTGGCTCAGAGGGTGACGGCTTCTGTCGACCCCGGCTCCCAATGCTGGACTTAGCCTCCAACCCCTTCCTGACATACACTGCCCCCGAGAGGCCGGGGGAGGAGCCCCTCTTCTCCCACGCCAGTGATGTCATCCTTGAAGTGCTTTACACAGAGCCTCTCCATCTGGACCAGGGCACTGTGGAGCAGATCAGCGGGCATCACCAGCTCATGAGTCTGACCACAGCCAATGCCAAGAAGGACCCGAGCTGCAAGGTGTGCAACATCAGTGTGGGCCGCTGA
- the ppp1r3c2b gene encoding protein phosphatase 1 regulatory subunit 3C-B-like isoform X1: MEMTSTTLQPMFGFGSMAHSAGLVEIAVRLCLNQRKELCPHVWVPILKPQRPCIRPSVSEQPAPEMISHTLLTPPLPFFLDDMDDDDEVIPIKNKHVVFADSKGLSLTAVRVFSEEEEHCDLEPLPSLQELGSMTEDGYSCTVSTCCPGTQLKLGFPQPSADFQAFRAKLAESMVILENCSVSEQALEGTVRVRNISVQKDVRVRITFDSWQGYRDVPCTYLQRRYGGPQTDIFEFDIAIPKVLDAKRNIEFCLSYLPEGHSTPFWDNNNGQNYSISVCVSSHLCHGKNPRQRS, from the exons ATGGAAATGACCAGTACAAC GCTCCAACCAATGTTTGGCTTTGGGTCAATGGCCCACTCTGCTGGCCTAGTGGAGATTGCTGTCAGGCTGTGCTTGAACCAACGCAAAGAATTGTGTCCTCACGTTTGGGTGCCTATTCTGAAGCCCCAGCGACCTTGCATTCGACCTTCAGTTTCAGAACAGCCGGCACCTGAAATGATAAGCCACACACTTCTGACCCCACCACTGCCGTTTTTCTTGGATGATATGGATGATGACGATGAGGTGATTCCAATCAAGAACAAGCATGTGGTGTTTGCTGACTCTAAAGGACTGTCTCTAACGGCAGTGCGAGTCTTTtctgaggaagaggaacatTGTGACTTGGAGCCGCTGCCATCCCTCCAGGAGCTGGGAAGCATGACAGAGGATGGTTATAGCTGCACTGTCAGCACATGCTGCCCGGGAACACAGCTTAAACTGGGCTTCCCACAGCCCTCTGCAGATTTCCAGGCCTTTCGGGCCAAGCTGGCAGAGAGCATGGTTATCCTGGAGAACTGTAGTGTCAGTGAGCAGGCCCTCGAAGGTACCGTCCGGGTGAGGAACATCAGCGTCCAGAAAGATGTTCGTGTACGCATCACCTTTGACTCCTGGCAGGGCTACAGAGATGTGCCTTGTACGTACTTGCAGAGACGCTATGGAGGACCACAGACAGACATCTTTGAATTTGATATTGCCATTCCTAAAGTGCTTGATGCCAAGAGGAACATAGAGTTCTGTTTAAGCTATTTGCCTGAAGGGCACAGCACACCTTTTTGGGACAATAATAACGGACAAAATTACAGCATCTCCGTCTGCGTAAGTTCCCATCTCTGTCACGGCAAGAATCCAAGGCAAAGGTCATAA
- the gins4 gene encoding DNA replication complex GINS protein SLD5 isoform X2, whose product MSDVLSDDGSDIHQDDSLEEVMTPAELIAKLEEAWLNEKFSPELLENKSEVVECVMEQLTHMEANLQRVKKGDVKVSVHRMEMDRIRFVLSSYLRSRLQKIEKFFPHVLEKEKSRAEGDPSLLSPEEYAFAKEYLANTETYLKAVALKHMPPNLQSVDMLKAVPEPCLDSFVFLRVKERQDNILVEPETDEQREYVVDLEEGSQHLMRYRTIAPLVSSGAVQLI is encoded by the exons ATGTCGGACGTTTTGTCTGATGATGGCAGCGACATCCACCAGGATGACAGCCTGGAAGAAGTTATGACCCCGGCGGAGCTCATCGCAAAACTCGAAGAA GCTTGGCTGAATGAGAAATTCTCCCCAGAGCTGCTGGAGAACAAATCCGAGGTTGTGGAGTGTGTGATGGAGCAGCTGACCCACATG GAGGCTAACTTGCAGCGGGTGAAGAAGGGTGATGTGAAGGTCAGCGTCCACCGCATGGAGATGGACAGGATCCGCTTCGTCCTCAGCAGCTACCTGCGCTCTCGTCTGCAGAAG ATCGAAAAGTTCTTCCCACATGTCCTTGAAAAAGAGAAGTCTCGAGCTGAGGGAGATCCATCACTCCTTTCGCCTGAGGAGTACGCTTTTGCCAAAGA ATATTTAGCCAACACAGAAACCTATCTGAAGGCTGTAGCGCTGAAACACATGCCGCCCAACCTCCAGTCAGTGGATATGCTGAAGGCAG TCCCTGAGCCCTGCCTGGATTCCTTTGTGTTTCTGCGAGTGAAGGAGAGACAGGACAATATTTTGGTCGAACCTGAAACAGACGAGCAGAG AGAGTATGTTGTAGATCTCGAAGAAGGCTCTCAGCACCTGATGAGGTATCGAACAATAGCACCGCTGGTTTCAAGTGGAGCTGTGCAGTTAATTTAA
- the gins4 gene encoding DNA replication complex GINS protein SLD5 isoform X1 has product MSDVLSDDGSDIHQDDSLEEVMTPAELIAKLEEAWLNEKFSPELLENKSEVVECVMEQLTHMEANLQRVKKGDVKVSVHRMEMDRIRFVLSSYLRSRLQKVSQIEKFFPHVLEKEKSRAEGDPSLLSPEEYAFAKEYLANTETYLKAVALKHMPPNLQSVDMLKAVPEPCLDSFVFLRVKERQDNILVEPETDEQREYVVDLEEGSQHLMRYRTIAPLVSSGAVQLI; this is encoded by the exons ATGTCGGACGTTTTGTCTGATGATGGCAGCGACATCCACCAGGATGACAGCCTGGAAGAAGTTATGACCCCGGCGGAGCTCATCGCAAAACTCGAAGAA GCTTGGCTGAATGAGAAATTCTCCCCAGAGCTGCTGGAGAACAAATCCGAGGTTGTGGAGTGTGTGATGGAGCAGCTGACCCACATG GAGGCTAACTTGCAGCGGGTGAAGAAGGGTGATGTGAAGGTCAGCGTCCACCGCATGGAGATGGACAGGATCCGCTTCGTCCTCAGCAGCTACCTGCGCTCTCGTCTGCAGAAGGTCAGCCAA ATCGAAAAGTTCTTCCCACATGTCCTTGAAAAAGAGAAGTCTCGAGCTGAGGGAGATCCATCACTCCTTTCGCCTGAGGAGTACGCTTTTGCCAAAGA ATATTTAGCCAACACAGAAACCTATCTGAAGGCTGTAGCGCTGAAACACATGCCGCCCAACCTCCAGTCAGTGGATATGCTGAAGGCAG TCCCTGAGCCCTGCCTGGATTCCTTTGTGTTTCTGCGAGTGAAGGAGAGACAGGACAATATTTTGGTCGAACCTGAAACAGACGAGCAGAG AGAGTATGTTGTAGATCTCGAAGAAGGCTCTCAGCACCTGATGAGGTATCGAACAATAGCACCGCTGGTTTCAAGTGGAGCTGTGCAGTTAATTTAA